A single genomic interval of Bacteroidota bacterium harbors:
- a CDS encoding T9SS type A sorting domain-containing protein, with the protein MRSFAGSFAMLFLLLFIFQNSNSFAQKSKGGSPISFYKNLNNDIPIYEMENIDIQSLKNEDLQNAKKNIPMRYAATILFEADVLKKGKSDILENGDEVWRCAIRSRGAYSIGLKFKEFHLPEGSKLFIYSADGRNIAGAFTAQNNKISRTLTIAPVKGEEIVIEYHKPRNAIGLAALKVGEVYHDYINVYAHLDGNKDGSFGNSGSCNVDINCTEGDDWQNEKHAVCRIIINSMLCSGALVNNTNSDGSPYVLTAHHCITNGTNAADAIFYFNYESPTCSGPDGEISQQISSSTLKATHNNLDFSLVELSISPPANYLPYYAGWDRQTESPKKAICLHHPQGDVKKISKDYDSPTTGDYGAGLDQNTHWWIHDWELGTTEGGSSGSPLFNEEHRIIGELTGGQASCSNNVNDYFQKINAAWDSYPLDHEQLQTWLDPNNSGDIYINGYNPFHGSNPPIADFSSTYSQIVEGGHIDFTDLSSGNPTSWSWSFSGANTTSSSNQHPVNIVYETPGVYNVKLIATNSSGNDEVLKSGYVTVVSGCDYVSNIADTEELAAYGFGTSVWGWWTGHNEYEFTEFAEKYSNQQANFIHGVDIAVASAYAAAGASKITVKVWEGGNLPGSVLHSKDILISGFQELTYNYIDFDPAIETDGNFFIGYEIFYNNPIDTFVVFHADLRGEGGLNTSYVKENGVWKSFVEISSGFTTSLSLEPFLCGTLNSIDEKFNSENINIYPNPASSLVYVDMDNDLLSHYKIRIFNMLGEIINNISISDSSEKLKVLNFEKVQNGLYLIIIENENYRYSKKILIEK; encoded by the coding sequence ATGAGAAGTTTTGCTGGGTCTTTTGCTATGTTATTTTTGCTTTTGTTTATTTTTCAAAATAGCAATAGTTTTGCTCAAAAAAGTAAAGGCGGCTCTCCTATAAGTTTTTATAAAAATTTGAACAACGATATTCCAATTTATGAAATGGAAAATATTGACATTCAGAGCTTAAAAAACGAAGATTTGCAAAATGCAAAAAAAAATATTCCCATGCGCTATGCAGCAACTATTTTATTCGAAGCAGATGTTTTAAAGAAAGGAAAGTCGGATATACTTGAAAATGGCGATGAAGTGTGGCGTTGTGCAATTCGTTCAAGAGGTGCATATTCAATTGGCTTAAAGTTCAAGGAGTTTCATCTGCCGGAAGGATCGAAGCTTTTTATTTATAGTGCAGATGGGAGAAATATTGCAGGTGCATTCACTGCCCAAAATAATAAGATTTCAAGAACATTGACAATAGCGCCCGTAAAAGGTGAAGAAATAGTTATTGAATATCATAAACCAAGAAACGCAATTGGATTGGCAGCTCTAAAAGTAGGAGAGGTTTATCACGATTATATAAATGTTTATGCTCATTTAGATGGAAATAAAGATGGTTCTTTTGGAAATTCTGGTTCCTGCAATGTTGATATAAATTGCACCGAAGGAGACGATTGGCAAAATGAAAAACATGCTGTTTGCAGGATAATTATCAATTCTATGTTGTGTTCAGGAGCTTTGGTAAACAATACAAATTCCGATGGCAGTCCGTACGTTCTGACAGCTCATCATTGCATAACTAATGGTACTAATGCAGCAGATGCAATATTTTATTTCAATTACGAAAGCCCAACTTGTAGTGGTCCTGATGGGGAAATATCTCAGCAAATTTCTTCTTCAACATTAAAGGCAACCCACAACAATTTAGACTTTTCTCTGGTTGAGTTAAGTATAAGTCCTCCAGCAAATTATCTGCCATATTATGCAGGCTGGGACAGACAGACAGAGTCTCCTAAAAAGGCAATTTGTTTGCATCATCCGCAAGGAGATGTAAAAAAAATATCGAAAGACTACGATTCTCCTACAACCGGCGATTATGGTGCTGGGCTCGACCAAAATACACATTGGTGGATACACGATTGGGAGTTGGGAACAACCGAGGGAGGCTCGTCCGGCTCTCCTTTGTTTAATGAAGAACACAGAATTATAGGAGAACTTACCGGAGGACAGGCAAGTTGCTCGAACAATGTAAACGATTATTTTCAAAAAATAAATGCTGCCTGGGATTCCTATCCTTTAGATCATGAACAGCTTCAGACCTGGTTAGACCCAAATAATTCAGGGGATATTTATATCAATGGCTACAACCCATTTCATGGTAGTAATCCTCCCATAGCTGACTTTAGTTCAACATATTCGCAAATCGTAGAAGGCGGTCATATTGATTTTACAGATCTTTCGTCTGGAAATCCTACTTCATGGTCTTGGTCGTTTTCAGGTGCAAACACTACAAGTTCGAGCAATCAGCATCCGGTAAATATTGTATATGAAACTCCTGGTGTTTATAACGTTAAATTAATAGCAACGAATAGTTCCGGCAACGATGAGGTTTTAAAAAGTGGCTACGTAACTGTGGTTTCGGGTTGCGATTATGTTTCAAATATTGCTGATACAGAAGAACTTGCAGCCTATGGATTTGGAACAAGTGTCTGGGGCTGGTGGACAGGTCATAACGAATATGAATTTACTGAATTTGCTGAAAAGTATTCCAATCAACAGGCAAATTTCATTCATGGAGTTGATATTGCTGTTGCAAGTGCGTATGCAGCAGCCGGAGCATCAAAAATAACAGTAAAAGTTTGGGAAGGAGGTAATTTGCCCGGTTCAGTTCTGCATTCAAAAGATATTTTGATTTCCGGTTTTCAGGAATTAACATATAATTATATCGACTTTGATCCGGCAATAGAAACCGATGGCAATTTTTTCATTGGCTATGAAATATTTTACAACAATCCCATTGATACTTTCGTGGTTTTTCATGCCGATTTGCGTGGCGAAGGCGGATTAAATACTTCATACGTAAAGGAAAATGGAGTTTGGAAATCATTTGTTGAAATTTCTTCCGGATTTACTACTTCTCTCAGTCTGGAACCTTTTCTTTGCGGAACATTAAATTCTATCGACGAAAAATTCAATTCAGAAAATATTAATATTTATCCAAATCCTGCTTCTTCACTTGTTTATGTCGATATGGATAACGATTTGTTAAGCCATTACAAGATTAGAATATTCAATATGCTTGGCGAAATTATCAATAATATTTCTATTTCTGATAGTAGTGAAAAACTGAAAGTACTTAATTTTGAAAAAGTACAAAACGGATTATATTTAATAATTATTGAAAACGAAAATTACAGATATTCTAAAAAGATTCTGATTGAGAAATAG
- a CDS encoding type IIA DNA topoisomerase subunit B, with protein MVENYSDDTIKTLDWKEHIRKRPGMYIGKLGDGSSHDDGIYILVKEVIDNSIDEYMMGFGKYIDVSISEKYVTIRDFGRGIPLNKVVDVSSKMNTGAKYDSKVFKKTVGLNGVGIKAVNALSEYFHIQSIRDKQEKSIEFSQGQIVSENPISQSSNENGVIIKFKPDENMFGNYRYISEYIETLLRNYVFLNSGLRINFNGNKFFSRNGLLDLLDEKMNAPGKYPIIHLKGEDIEIAITHGNQYGEEYYSFVNGQHTTQGGTHLLAFKEAYVRTIRDFYNKNYEPSDIRTSIVAAVSLKVEEPIFESQTKTKLGSKNISPQGVSVRNFILDFIRTTLDNYLHKSPETANILQKKIQESEKERKAISNIKKIAKERAKKASLHNKKLRDCRIHYNAKNGEERLQSTIFITEGDSASGSITKSRNVNTQAVFSLKGKPLNTYGLTKKIVYENEEFNLLQSALNIEDSLENLRYNNVVIATDADVDGMHIRLLLITFFLQFFPDLIKNGHLYILQTPLFRVRNKKKTFYCYNDDEKKKAMKKTGVNPEITRFKGLGEISPDEFKYFIGKDIHLEPVIYKKEESVSDLLSFYMGKNTPARQEFIINNLVIEEDLVEQ; from the coding sequence ATGGTTGAAAATTATTCTGATGATACAATAAAAACTTTAGACTGGAAGGAACATATTAGAAAACGTCCGGGAATGTATATTGGTAAACTTGGCGATGGCTCATCTCACGACGATGGAATATATATCCTCGTAAAAGAAGTTATTGACAACTCCATTGACGAATATATGATGGGATTCGGCAAATATATTGATGTTAGCATTTCCGAAAAATATGTAACTATCAGAGATTTTGGAAGAGGAATTCCTCTAAATAAAGTTGTTGATGTTTCGTCGAAAATGAATACTGGAGCAAAATACGATTCAAAAGTTTTCAAAAAAACAGTTGGGCTAAACGGTGTTGGAATTAAAGCAGTGAATGCTCTTTCTGAGTATTTTCACATACAATCTATTAGAGACAAGCAAGAAAAATCGATTGAATTTTCGCAAGGACAAATAGTTTCAGAAAATCCTATTTCGCAAAGCAGCAACGAAAATGGCGTAATTATCAAATTCAAACCCGACGAAAACATGTTTGGAAATTATCGCTACATTTCCGAGTATATCGAAACTTTATTGAGAAATTATGTTTTTTTAAATTCGGGTTTAAGAATTAACTTTAACGGAAACAAATTTTTTTCAAGAAACGGACTACTCGATTTACTAGATGAAAAAATGAATGCTCCAGGAAAATATCCAATTATTCATCTAAAAGGCGAAGATATAGAAATTGCAATTACACATGGGAATCAGTATGGCGAAGAATATTATTCGTTTGTAAATGGGCAACATACCACTCAGGGCGGAACTCATTTGCTTGCTTTTAAGGAAGCCTACGTTCGGACAATACGAGATTTTTACAATAAAAACTACGAACCCTCAGACATTAGAACATCAATTGTTGCCGCTGTAAGTTTAAAAGTTGAAGAGCCAATTTTCGAATCGCAAACAAAAACCAAGCTTGGCTCGAAAAATATTAGTCCGCAAGGAGTTTCTGTAAGAAATTTTATACTCGATTTTATCAGAACAACACTTGATAATTATCTTCATAAAAGTCCTGAAACTGCAAATATTTTGCAGAAAAAAATTCAGGAATCTGAAAAAGAAAGAAAAGCAATATCGAATATTAAAAAGATTGCAAAAGAAAGAGCAAAAAAAGCAAGCCTTCATAATAAAAAACTACGCGATTGCAGAATACACTATAATGCAAAAAACGGAGAGGAACGCTTACAATCTACAATTTTTATTACTGAGGGCGATTCGGCGAGCGGTTCTATCACAAAATCGAGAAATGTAAATACTCAAGCAGTTTTTAGTTTGAAAGGAAAACCTCTTAATACTTATGGACTTACAAAAAAAATTGTTTACGAAAACGAAGAATTTAACTTGTTGCAATCTGCCCTGAACATTGAAGATAGCTTAGAAAATTTAAGATATAATAATGTTGTAATTGCCACTGATGCCGATGTTGATGGAATGCACATCAGGCTTTTGCTGATCACATTTTTTCTTCAGTTTTTTCCCGATTTAATAAAAAACGGACATCTCTACATTTTACAAACTCCACTATTCAGAGTAAGAAACAAAAAGAAAACCTTCTATTGCTACAACGATGACGAAAAAAAGAAGGCTATGAAAAAAACCGGAGTTAATCCAGAAATTACAAGATTTAAAGGTTTAGGAGAAATTTCGCCTGATGAGTTCAAATATTTTATTGGGAAAGATATTCATTTAGAGCCTGTTATATATAAAAAGGAAGAATCTGTTAGCGATTTGCTCTCATTCTATATGGGGAAAAACACACCTGCCCGACAAGAATTCATAATAAATAATCTGGTAATTGAAGAAGATTTGGTCGAACAATAA
- the ruvX gene encoding Holliday junction resolvase RuvX, protein MGRIFAIDYGKQRIGIAVTDSEKIIASGLTTLASPEIFKFIEDYLKKEIVERFVVGYPKTLRNEKSEATVFIDPFLEKLQKKYPHIPISLVDERFTSKIAFQTMIDGGVKKMARRNKALIDKISATIILQSYLESISYR, encoded by the coding sequence TTGGGAAGAATATTTGCAATAGATTATGGCAAGCAACGCATCGGCATTGCTGTTACAGATTCTGAAAAGATTATAGCTTCAGGGCTGACGACATTAGCTTCGCCAGAAATCTTCAAATTCATTGAAGATTATTTGAAAAAAGAAATTGTTGAACGATTCGTGGTTGGATACCCTAAAACTTTGAGAAATGAAAAATCTGAAGCTACCGTATTTATTGATCCTTTTTTAGAAAAACTACAAAAAAAATATCCACATATCCCAATTTCACTTGTTGACGAACGATTTACATCGAAAATTGCTTTTCAAACAATGATTGATGGAGGTGTAAAAAAAATGGCTCGGCGGAATAAAGCGCTTATAGATAAAATTAGTGCAACTATTATTTTGCAATCTTATTTAGAAAGTATCAGTTATAGATAA
- a CDS encoding nitronate monooxygenase, protein MAKNRICEIFGIQYPIIQGGMIWCSGWELTSAVSNSGGLGLIGAGSMTPEIFRQHIRKVKNATKKPFGVNVPLIYSYAEQIIKIAIEEEVKIVFTSAGNPKIWTKHLQENGITVAHVVANSKFALKSQDAGADVIVAEGFEAGGHNGREETTTLTLIPKVKDKIEKPMIAAGGISSGKSMLAAMVLGADGVQIGSRFVCSEESSAHINFKNEILKAQEGSTRLSFKELIPVRLIKNQFCERVEKAELSGKSKEELLKMLGRGRAKLGMFDGDIYEGELEIGQVSASIDKILPVSQIIENIVSEYNLARKTASDFCF, encoded by the coding sequence ATGGCAAAAAATAGAATTTGTGAAATTTTCGGAATACAATATCCAATAATTCAAGGAGGAATGATTTGGTGTAGTGGCTGGGAACTTACTTCGGCTGTAAGCAATTCCGGTGGATTAGGCTTAATAGGTGCCGGATCAATGACACCTGAAATTTTCAGGCAACATATCCGAAAAGTGAAAAATGCCACGAAAAAGCCATTTGGCGTAAACGTCCCATTAATTTATTCTTATGCAGAGCAAATAATTAAAATTGCTATTGAAGAGGAAGTGAAAATAGTATTCACTTCGGCAGGAAATCCGAAAATCTGGACTAAGCATCTTCAAGAAAATGGAATCACTGTTGCGCATGTAGTGGCAAATTCTAAATTTGCATTAAAAAGTCAAGATGCTGGAGCAGATGTAATTGTAGCCGAAGGCTTTGAAGCTGGCGGACACAACGGACGAGAGGAGACAACTACACTAACTTTAATTCCAAAAGTCAAAGATAAAATTGAAAAACCAATGATTGCTGCCGGTGGTATTTCGTCCGGAAAATCGATGCTTGCTGCAATGGTTTTGGGTGCCGATGGAGTTCAGATTGGAAGCCGTTTTGTTTGTTCGGAAGAGTCGTCGGCTCACATTAATTTCAAAAATGAAATTCTAAAAGCACAAGAAGGAAGTACCCGATTGTCTTTCAAAGAATTAATTCCGGTTCGGCTAATAAAAAATCAGTTTTGCGAAAGAGTAGAAAAAGCAGAATTGTCAGGAAAATCGAAGGAAGAATTATTGAAGATGTTAGGACGAGGAAGGGCAAAATTGGGAATGTTCGATGGAGATATTTATGAAGGTGAACTGGAAATTGGACAAGTTTCAGCCAGTATTGATAAGATTTTGCCAGTTTCTCAAATCATTGAAAATATCGTAAGTGAATATAATCTGGCACGAAAAACTGCTTCGGATTTTTGTTTTTAA